DNA from Labrus bergylta chromosome 3, fLabBer1.1, whole genome shotgun sequence:
TTAAAGAACAAACTAAATAGCAGatatattttcacatctttaGCCACGCCATCATCACTGTTTAAGTCGACTGGTTTCTGTAGGTGTTGAAGACTACCTGCAGTGTGGGCAGGTCTATGAAGATGTGCCTGTCCAGTCTGCCAGGTCTCATAAGTGCATTGTCCAAGATATCTGCTCTGTTAGTGGAAGCAAGCACAATGACGTGGTCTGTCGTTCCCATTCCTGCAATGAAGAAATGGTACAAAGTTACATTGTTCTGTCTGAAAAGTACACCTTGTGACAGTTTGACTTTGAGATGTGATGatcttttaatattttgttttaggGATGCCAGCCAGGTCTCTCTCCTGGCATTTAAGATAAGTCGGTTGTTTTTTGTcgttttaagtttttgttgagttttttgtttggattatttGAACCAAAGCGTCACACAGAGTGTACACCCTTACATTAAATGACAAAACCCCACAAATAGAAACTCCACAACCAATGTAATTCAAAGCAAAATAGTCGTATATTAATGAAACCATGATATCCGTGAAACCACAATATAAACTCAAACACTCAACCCACACTCAAAAAATAACCAATACTCAATATCCCACAATCCCTCAGTCCtaacaaagtaaaaaagaaacagtccAACTCAAAATTCCACTTTGGGTTTTTACTCAGTTCCAACAAAAAGTGGGGAAAAGAgcttcagttcagtttatgaaaagaaacaaaataatatcTACCTTTCAGTGAAATAAAGAAGTCAGTTTTAGCTGTAGGCTTCTcacttcagtcagtcagtctgtcaaAAAGTCCATtcgtgttttgtgtttggattaCAGGTGAAGAGTGAATGAGAACGATCCGTGAGTGTTATGGAGATGAGGATGATCGGAGTTGTTGATGACGATAAAAAATGAGAGAAGGGATTAACTGCCTTACTTATTTTCTAACATGCTATTAAGCGTGTTTTTCCGACCATCTTTCTGTAACTCTcagctctcctctcctgctgctctctctcctgctcagCCCGAGTGAATGAAATACAGGGGAGAACTGAATGGGGCGCGAACGGTGAGCGAATCGGTGAGTAGACAGAGGGAAGTGGGTGTGAATGTAGGCGATTTGGGGGTGGTAAAAACAACAGAGCGTCCACGTTGTCACAACCTCTCAGGACAACAAAACACCTACTCTGAAATCCTTCATTTACTCACCATCCATCTCTACCAGCAGCTGGTTGAGGGTCTGCTCCTCTTCTGTATTTGAGAAACCGGACATGTTGTTGGAGCGCTTCTTTCCTACGGCATCAATCTCATCGATGTAGACGATGCAGGGAGCTCGGCTTCGAGCCTCCTTGAACAGACTCCTGACTCTAGCAGCACCAAGGCCTACAACACAATCAAAGTCACGTCAAAAATGGCAGATAGGGTGACACAGTTTCCATAGAACAATAATATCATATGCAACAATACCTGCTACCAAAGTGAATGTCAGCATTTTCTTATGTGCTGGTGCTGTCTTTACATACCTCCAATGACCTCCACAAACTCAGAGCCTGCCATAGCCAGAAAGGGCACCTGAGCCTCTGTGGCTACAGCTTTAGCCAGCAGGGTCTTCCCACAGCCTGGAGGCCCAAGCAGCAGTGAACCTTTGGGAACTTTGGCTCCCAGCTGGAGGTATCGTTCTGGATTCTAACAACCAATTACATCAACATTTTTAGTTTaatatttcaacttttggaaaaaagagagagaaggttttCCAAACGTCAGTTCATCATGCAGTTATTGTAGCAAATAGTGAACTAAAACATTATATTAGATTCACCTTGTCCTTAGATTGAGTGCAAAATGTGTGCTTTATGTAAAGGAACATGATTAAAGAACTATGCAGGGCAAAAGATATCATGGTGATGATTGTCTTACCTTAAGGTAGTCCACAAATTCCTTCACTTCCATCTTAGCCTCGTGCATGCCTGCTACATCTTTGAAACTCACACCTTTACCTGACTTGCCGTCCACAATAGTGAACTTGGCCATCTTCAGCTGATTCTGTTAAGTGTGTCGCAACATACAATCAAAAGGATAGTTTAAGTAATGGAACTTAATAAGGACCCTTAATGTGCACAAAACACTTTGATTGTGTGGTCTTCACTTACAAAAGCACTGAAGCCCCCCTCTCGGCCCCCCATGCCTGCCAGTCGAAAGATATACCAGAGAATAGCCACGCCCACTGCAGCCATCCCCAGAGCATAGACTGCACTGCAAAGTGAACAGATTTCAAATCATTCTTCACTACAAAGTAAGAGAACATTGGCATTCAAGACATTGAAAATCCAATGGGAGCTGTTTTCcaacttgaaaaataaacagtctGTTTATATGTCCAGTATATAACAAcccaaaacacatttgatttgatttaaagccTGCTCTTAAAGATCGTGTTCTTACTTTGCAAAGAATCCAGTGCGTTTGTAGGACACCGGTATCCTGTCCTTAGTGTCAATATTCAGTTCCTCTTCAGCAGCTCTGAGCTTCTCCTCAAACTTGTCTATGTTTGCAACCTGCATTCTGTACATGAGTGCCAACCTCTGCAAAGCAAGACAGACAGCAGGAAATGAGAGGTTAGTTTGCTCCAGTAAAAGTTCACATCCTTTCTAATGATCTGTAATGTAGCATTAAATAATGGTGGATAGTACAACATACAGGCCTCCCAAAGATAATTGCTCCAGGATGAAGATAAATTTCTACAATGTCACTCTCGGGGACAACTTGCACACGGGACACCTCTCCCTTGGCCAGCATCTCATTGACAAAGTCATTCCAGGAGATGTTGCCACCGCTGGTATTAATGGAGTTCATCAGGCTCATGATAAGTGCAATGATGAAGAGGGCCCGAAGACGCTCCCGGTACATCTGGTCATCCTGCTCACGTCGTTTCTTCTCCTCTAAAAGGTGAGACATATTGTAAGAGAAATGAATAAAGATGACCAGAGAAAGAAATTACTTAATCACCTATAGATGTGGTGTTTTTACAGAGCAGCCATGTTTAAAGCAGCCGATTCAATTTAGCACTGACCTTCATCTTCTTCTGGAGTTTTTCCCTTTGGttcattacttttatttttttcctgtttgctcTGCGATGTACTGAAGAAGTTTGTAGCCCCTGAAATCCATGTGTTCATCATTTTATGAGGATGAGAAAGTATCTTATATGCAATTATTAAAATCGATTCAACATTAGGAATAAAAATCATACAAAAAGGTATTCAAATGGCATGTTTACCTAATAGATTTGCCAAACCAACAGGGTTCCTCAGCAGGTGGCTCCTGATTAACTCTTTGTAGAC
Protein-coding regions in this window:
- the spg7 gene encoding mitochondrial inner membrane m-AAA protease component paraplegin produces the protein MSALLLLHRAALCRKYSRDLLWTLSKRSSYISANSGNVRNVLSRWENIRKMLFRKQTGLLQVGNRKSFNLLHKPLGPGMEGVYKELIRSHLLRNPVGLANLLGATNFFSTSQSKQEKNKSNEPKGKTPEEDEEEKKRREQDDQMYRERLRALFIIALIMSLMNSINTSGGNISWNDFVNEMLAKGEVSRVQVVPESDIVEIYLHPGAIIFGRPRLALMYRMQVANIDKFEEKLRAAEEELNIDTKDRIPVSYKRTGFFANAVYALGMAAVGVAILWYIFRLAGMGGREGGFSAFNQLKMAKFTIVDGKSGKGVSFKDVAGMHEAKMEVKEFVDYLKNPERYLQLGAKVPKGSLLLGPPGCGKTLLAKAVATEAQVPFLAMAGSEFVEVIGGLGAARVRSLFKEARSRAPCIVYIDEIDAVGKKRSNNMSGFSNTEEEQTLNQLLVEMDGMGTTDHVIVLASTNRADILDNALMRPGRLDRHIFIDLPTLQERKEIFEQHLKILKLTQPAVVYSLRLAELTPGFSGADIANICNEAALHAAREGHKSIDTFNFEYAVERVIAGSVKKNKILSKEEQRVVAFHESGHAIVGWLLEHTEAVMKVSIAPRTNAALGFAQILPRDQFLFTKEQLFERMCMALGGRTAEAITFNKVTTGAQDDLRKVTRVAYSMVKQYGMSDSVGQVSFPETEEQGAVGRRPFSQGLQQQMDHEAKILIARAYRHTEKLLLDNRDKLTLLANALLEREVVNYEDIEALLGPPPHGPKKMIMPQSWLEAERDKQDTGEDEPPPPPRKHTDEDMDPQMV